A window of the Natronomonas salina genome harbors these coding sequences:
- a CDS encoding acyl-CoA dehydrogenase family protein has translation MEVLDSTPVPEHAQDVKQEAREFAEEHIEPNAAEYYETGEYPWEILEAGMDAGLVAQEIGEEYGGRGFSVQEMLGLAEEFYRADAGIALTMQLASFGASITEEFGSEEQKEEYLRPVAENEQITGLAVSEPDTGSDLAGMQTRAEKDGDEYVIDGEKYWIGNGVEADWVTVYARTGDDEDNRYGNFSLFIVPTDADGYDAEHIPEKMGFRASKQAHIEFDGVRIPEENVIGSEGTGFYMLAEFFNHGRVVVGGHGLGLAAAAIEETADFVHDREAFGRTIDGFQKVQHILADMMTEFQAARMLNWTAAEKVEAHDNAGWWAAMAKVKSTETANFCAERGMQLHGGRSVLTENRISRVYRDVRIPVIYEGANEIQRNLIYGQGPW, from the coding sequence ATGGAGGTCCTCGATTCGACGCCGGTCCCGGAGCACGCTCAGGACGTCAAGCAGGAAGCTCGGGAGTTCGCCGAAGAGCACATCGAGCCGAACGCAGCGGAGTACTACGAGACCGGGGAGTACCCCTGGGAGATCCTCGAGGCCGGGATGGACGCCGGACTCGTCGCCCAGGAGATCGGCGAGGAGTACGGCGGCCGCGGGTTCAGCGTCCAGGAGATGCTCGGACTCGCCGAGGAGTTCTACCGGGCCGACGCGGGCATCGCGCTGACGATGCAGCTCGCCAGCTTCGGCGCCTCGATCACCGAGGAGTTCGGCTCCGAGGAGCAGAAGGAGGAGTACCTCCGACCCGTCGCCGAGAACGAGCAGATCACCGGCCTGGCCGTCTCGGAGCCCGACACCGGGTCCGACCTCGCCGGGATGCAGACCCGCGCCGAGAAGGACGGCGACGAGTACGTCATCGACGGCGAGAAGTACTGGATCGGCAACGGCGTCGAGGCCGACTGGGTGACGGTGTACGCCCGCACCGGCGACGACGAGGACAACCGCTACGGAAACTTCTCGCTGTTCATCGTCCCGACCGACGCCGACGGCTACGACGCCGAGCACATCCCCGAGAAGATGGGCTTCCGCGCGTCCAAGCAGGCCCACATCGAGTTCGACGGCGTCCGCATCCCCGAGGAGAACGTCATCGGCAGCGAGGGGACGGGCTTCTACATGCTCGCGGAGTTCTTCAACCACGGCCGCGTCGTCGTCGGCGGCCACGGTCTCGGGCTCGCCGCCGCCGCCATCGAGGAGACCGCCGACTTCGTCCACGACCGCGAGGCGTTCGGCCGGACCATCGACGGCTTCCAGAAGGTCCAGCACATCCTCGCCGACATGATGACGGAGTTCCAGGCCGCCCGGATGCTCAACTGGACGGCCGCCGAGAAGGTCGAGGCCCACGACAACGCCGGCTGGTGGGCCGCGATGGCGAAGGTGAAGTCCACCGAGACGGCGAACTTCTGTGCCGAGCGCGGGATGCAGCTCCACGGCGGCCGGTCGGTCCTCACCGAGAACCGCATCTCCCGGGTCTACCGGGACGTCCGCATCCCCGTCATCTACGAGGGCGCCAACGAGATCCAGCGCAACCTCATCTACGGCCAGGGCCCCTGGTGA
- a CDS encoding N-acyl homoserine lactonase family protein: protein MELHVLDRGRIHADLNFALDGEVAAVHSNRDPDLEYAEFAVWNLLIDHPEATVLWDTGSHPDAADGHWPAPLYEAFAHPDAEERDLETALGDVGYGVEDVDLVVQSHLHLDHAGGLYHFDGTDVPVVVHRRELEHAYLSAKSTAGDDAYVAADFDHDLNWRVIEQDRHHLLDGVELLHLPGHTPGLLGALVEREGRSEARPSESRAERDDPRGTRDDAENVLVAGDVAFLKENYEDGRSMGASLLYDSRANEASIDFLQDLERRYDARVVYGHDLEQFERIRDGL from the coding sequence ATGGAACTGCACGTCCTCGACCGCGGCCGCATCCACGCCGACCTGAACTTCGCGCTCGACGGCGAGGTCGCCGCCGTCCACAGTAACAGGGACCCCGACCTCGAGTACGCCGAGTTCGCCGTCTGGAACCTCCTCATCGACCACCCAGAGGCGACGGTCCTCTGGGACACCGGCTCCCACCCCGACGCCGCCGACGGCCACTGGCCCGCGCCGCTGTACGAGGCGTTCGCCCACCCCGACGCCGAGGAACGCGACCTCGAGACCGCCCTCGGCGACGTCGGCTACGGCGTCGAGGACGTCGACCTCGTCGTCCAGTCGCACCTCCACCTCGACCACGCCGGCGGCCTCTACCACTTCGACGGCACCGACGTGCCGGTCGTCGTCCACCGGCGGGAACTCGAGCACGCCTACCTCTCGGCGAAGTCGACGGCCGGCGACGACGCCTACGTCGCCGCGGACTTCGACCACGACCTGAACTGGCGGGTGATCGAGCAGGACCGCCACCACCTGCTGGACGGCGTCGAGTTGCTCCACCTCCCCGGTCACACGCCCGGCCTGCTGGGTGCGCTGGTCGAGCGCGAGGGTCGGAGCGAAGCGAGACCCTCGGAAAGCCGAGCGGAGAGGGACGACCCGCGAGGGACGCGCGACGATGCCGAGAACGTCCTCGTCGCCGGCGACGTCGCGTTCCTGAAGGAGAACTACGAGGACGGCCGGTCGATGGGCGCGAGCCTGCTGTACGACTCGCGGGCCAACGAGGCCAGCATCGACTTCCTGCAGGACCTCGAGCGCCGCTACGACGCCCGCGTCGTCTACGGCCACGACCTCGAGCAGTTCGAGCGCATCCGCGACGGACTGTAG
- a CDS encoding long-chain fatty acid--CoA ligase, whose product MPGGTDQTLRPFLWRAANLYPDTEIVSRTHEGIDRYTYREYEERTAQLANALDEYGIEDGDRVATFCWNHHRHFETYFAVPTIGAQLHTINPLLPDEHIQYIVDNADDELIFVDESLAPKLAGAAQDAPEFEDVDFVVMSSTETDALDATPYEAFIDGHDTDYDWPDLDEDQPAGMCYTSGTTGNPKGVEYTHKMLWTHTMATLTPQGIPMADDDVVMPVVPMFHVNAWGMPFTATAGGSKHVYPGPSPEPEDIAHLIEEEGVTITAGVPTVWLGLMDYAEENDLDLSQLDTVIVGGSAAPESMIRWFDDRDVELLHAWGMTEMSPIGSVSQLKGSLQDADYETQLEHRAKQGLLIPGLEMKVIDEDGEEIAWDGDEFGELWVRGPWVTQEYFKRPEANEEDFEDGWLKTGDVVTIDEEGYIKIVDRAKDVIKSGGEWISSVELENAIMAHADVTEAAVVGVPHERWQERPVAFVVPTERADTDTLDDEILDLLREDYPKWWLPDNIEFIDEIPKTATGKFSKKDIREQYTDESLLEGQVPEEAAPDDD is encoded by the coding sequence ATGCCCGGAGGGACCGACCAGACGCTTCGACCGTTCCTGTGGCGAGCCGCCAACCTCTATCCCGACACGGAGATCGTCTCCCGGACCCACGAGGGGATAGACCGGTACACGTACCGCGAGTACGAAGAGCGGACGGCCCAGCTGGCGAACGCGCTCGACGAGTACGGGATCGAGGATGGGGACCGGGTGGCCACCTTCTGCTGGAACCACCACCGGCACTTCGAGACGTACTTCGCCGTCCCGACCATCGGCGCCCAGCTGCACACCATCAACCCGCTGCTGCCCGACGAGCACATCCAGTACATCGTCGACAACGCCGACGACGAGCTGATCTTCGTCGACGAGTCGCTGGCCCCGAAGCTCGCCGGCGCCGCCCAGGACGCCCCCGAGTTCGAGGACGTCGACTTCGTGGTGATGTCCTCGACGGAGACCGACGCCCTCGACGCGACGCCGTACGAGGCGTTCATCGACGGCCACGACACCGACTACGACTGGCCCGACCTCGACGAGGACCAGCCCGCCGGGATGTGCTACACCTCGGGGACGACGGGGAACCCGAAGGGCGTCGAGTACACCCACAAGATGCTCTGGACCCACACGATGGCCACGCTGACGCCGCAGGGCATCCCGATGGCCGACGACGACGTCGTCATGCCGGTCGTCCCGATGTTCCACGTCAACGCCTGGGGGATGCCCTTCACCGCCACCGCCGGTGGGTCCAAGCACGTCTACCCCGGCCCGTCGCCGGAGCCGGAGGACATCGCCCACCTCATCGAGGAGGAGGGCGTCACCATCACCGCCGGCGTCCCGACCGTGTGGCTCGGCCTGATGGACTACGCCGAGGAGAACGACCTCGACCTCTCGCAGCTCGACACCGTCATCGTCGGCGGCTCCGCCGCACCGGAGTCGATGATCCGCTGGTTCGACGACCGCGACGTCGAACTGCTCCACGCCTGGGGGATGACCGAGATGTCGCCCATCGGCTCGGTCTCCCAGCTGAAGGGGAGCCTCCAGGACGCCGACTACGAGACCCAGCTCGAGCACCGCGCCAAGCAGGGGCTGCTCATCCCCGGCCTCGAGATGAAGGTCATCGACGAGGACGGCGAGGAGATCGCCTGGGACGGCGACGAGTTCGGCGAACTCTGGGTTCGCGGCCCCTGGGTCACCCAGGAGTACTTCAAGCGCCCCGAGGCCAACGAGGAGGACTTCGAGGACGGCTGGCTGAAGACCGGCGACGTCGTCACTATCGACGAGGAGGGGTACATCAAGATCGTCGACCGCGCGAAGGACGTCATCAAGTCGGGCGGCGAGTGGATCTCCTCCGTCGAACTCGAGAACGCCATCATGGCCCACGCGGACGTCACCGAGGCCGCCGTCGTGGGCGTCCCCCACGAGCGCTGGCAGGAGCGACCCGTCGCGTTCGTCGTGCCGACGGAGCGCGCCGACACCGACACGCTCGACGACGAGATCCTCGACCTGCTCCGCGAGGACTACCCCAAGTGGTGGCTCCCGGACAACATCGAGTTCATCGACGAGATCCCCAAGACCGCCACCGGGAAGTTCTCGAAGAAGGACATCCGCGAGCAGTACACCGACGAGTCGCTCCTCGAGGGGCAGGTTCCGGAGGAAGCGGCGCCGGACGACGACTAG